In Candidatus Kaistella beijingensis, a genomic segment contains:
- a CDS encoding ANL family adenylate-forming protein, giving the protein MTISQLKAYEGNCIIEKGEQFSYADLVQKIEDYQNKLSSEIEKGDVICIKSDYSFKSIASFLALMELPCIIVPIVPTTDSEMKSKLKASLVNKIISFNNEEIQIETITETLELPKNYSEITDKNQSGLVLFSSGTTGEPKVMVHNLTELAESFAQPKKTRNLNFLLFLMFDHIGGINTLLNCLNNGSAITLPENRNPEYILDLIQTQKVQILPTSPTFLNLMLMNENFADYDLSSLKMITYGTERMPQTLLNKLKERIPSVKFLQTFGTSETGILRTESKSSTSLFFKIVDPDYQFKIEDGQLFLKSKTQVKGYLNHKSDQFTDEGWFATGDLVETDEDGYMKIIGRMNKVINVGGQKVLPKEVEDVINEIPDVLDSTVFARDNAITGQMVVAEVVISEESDEKGIKKLVLAKCRLELDKYKVPSKIILTNKLESTNRFKKGNKI; this is encoded by the coding sequence ATGACCATCAGTCAGTTAAAAGCTTACGAAGGAAATTGCATTATCGAAAAAGGTGAGCAATTTTCGTATGCGGATTTGGTTCAAAAAATTGAAGATTATCAAAACAAACTTTCTTCTGAAATTGAAAAAGGTGATGTAATTTGCATTAAATCCGATTACAGCTTCAAAAGTATTGCAAGTTTTTTGGCTTTAATGGAACTTCCGTGCATCATCGTTCCGATTGTTCCGACAACCGATTCCGAAATGAAAAGCAAATTGAAAGCGTCTTTGGTAAATAAAATCATCAGTTTCAATAACGAAGAAATCCAGATTGAAACGATTACCGAAACGTTAGAACTCCCTAAAAACTATTCTGAAATTACCGACAAAAATCAATCGGGATTGGTTCTTTTTTCCAGCGGAACAACAGGCGAACCGAAAGTAATGGTTCATAATTTAACAGAACTCGCCGAAAGTTTCGCACAACCAAAGAAAACAAGAAACCTAAATTTTTTGTTGTTTTTAATGTTCGACCATATTGGCGGAATCAATACACTTTTGAACTGTTTGAACAACGGTTCTGCAATTACGCTCCCCGAGAATCGAAATCCAGAATATATTTTAGATTTAATTCAAACTCAGAAAGTTCAGATTCTTCCCACGAGTCCCACGTTTTTGAATTTAATGTTGATGAATGAAAACTTTGCGGATTATGATTTATCATCCTTAAAAATGATTACCTACGGAACAGAAAGAATGCCGCAAACGCTTTTGAACAAGCTGAAAGAAAGAATTCCTTCCGTGAAATTTCTTCAAACTTTCGGAACCAGCGAAACGGGAATTTTAAGGACTGAAAGCAAATCTTCGACAAGTTTATTCTTCAAAATTGTGGATCCCGATTATCAGTTTAAAATTGAAGACGGACAACTTTTTTTAAAATCGAAAACCCAGGTTAAAGGATATTTGAACCATAAAAGCGACCAATTTACAGATGAAGGTTGGTTTGCAACAGGCGATTTGGTGGAAACCGATGAAGATGGCTACATGAAAATCATCGGCAGAATGAACAAAGTCATCAATGTGGGCGGACAAAAAGTGTTGCCGAAAGAAGTGGAAGATGTCATCAATGAAATCCCCGATGTTTTGGATTCCACAGTTTTTGCGAGAGACAATGCAATTACGGGTCAAATGGTGGTTGCAGAAGTGGTGATTTCCGAGGAAAGTGATGAGAAGGGAATCAAAAAACTGGTTCTCGCAAAATGCCGTTTGGAACTCGATAAATACAAAGTTCCGAGCAAAATTATACTGACCAATAAATTAGAATCCACGAACCGATTCAAAAAAGGAAACAAAATTTAA
- a CDS encoding SDR family NAD(P)-dependent oxidoreductase, with translation MEKNKTIFITGNRKGIGLHLTKYYLEKGFNVLGCSRGNSEIQHPNYEHFICDVTDENSVKETVRQAKKRFGTIDILINNAGIASLNHSILTPGSTVKKVFETNFFGSFFFARECAKVMKNHGGRIVNFSTVAVPMNLDGEMIYASSKSAVEKMTKIMAKELASFNITVNAVGPSPIYTDLIKVVPKDKIQELLDKQAIHRLGTFEDLENVIDFFISDKSDFITGQIIYLGGL, from the coding sequence ATGGAGAAGAATAAAACCATTTTCATTACGGGAAACCGAAAAGGAATCGGGCTTCACCTCACGAAATATTATCTTGAAAAAGGTTTTAATGTTCTAGGTTGCAGCCGCGGAAATTCCGAAATTCAGCATCCAAATTACGAACATTTCATTTGCGACGTGACCGATGAAAATTCGGTAAAAGAAACCGTTCGACAGGCGAAGAAAAGATTCGGAACAATTGATATTCTGATTAATAACGCGGGAATTGCTTCTTTAAATCATTCTATTTTAACTCCAGGTTCAACCGTAAAAAAAGTTTTTGAGACTAATTTTTTCGGCAGTTTTTTCTTTGCCCGGGAATGTGCGAAAGTGATGAAAAACCACGGCGGAAGAATCGTGAATTTTTCCACTGTTGCCGTTCCGATGAACTTGGATGGCGAGATGATTTACGCTTCATCTAAATCTGCGGTGGAGAAAATGACGAAAATTATGGCGAAAGAATTGGCTTCCTTCAATATTACGGTAAATGCAGTTGGTCCGTCGCCGATTTATACGGATTTAATTAAAGTCGTTCCCAAAGATAAAATTCAGGAATTGCTGGATAAACAGGCGATTCATCGATTGGGAACTTTCGAGGATTTGGAAAATGTGATTGATTTCTTTATTTCAGATAAAAGCGATTTTATTACGGGACAGATAATTTATTTGGGAGGATTATGA
- a CDS encoding glycosyltransferase gives MSKKILFVYYQNIKPNGVSKVLSSLTWELAEQGFDIEILFLMAPHDDFYPIHPKIKKHYINSFGNQYARLGSTIAKKYKKIPKSHNVYSYLYDLASYQVLNEWITENHHHYKTIVACWYKLATMLSLKDEINKKTIAWEHISYKTGGLLWYKTLRKYYKNLKGIVCINEGGLQHYKNLNPNTHLIFNPIDDALERKKLITASEKENLISMICRLDPEKNVMEFLQIFKASKIPENWKVEIMGQGREKEKLQKFIDENNLSERIRLMGIGSSDDVYRMMARSKISCLTSTVEAFGMVLLEAMFSSNAIIAYDCNYGPSDIVNEKNGFLIPLHDKKMFQEKLELLTQNPEVLENLMKSSFEDAQNWRKEFTQKEWKKLL, from the coding sequence ATGTCGAAAAAAATTCTATTTGTTTATTACCAAAACATAAAGCCGAACGGCGTTTCCAAAGTTTTGAGCAGTCTCACGTGGGAACTTGCAGAGCAAGGTTTTGACATCGAGATTCTTTTTTTGATGGCACCCCACGATGATTTTTACCCGATTCATCCAAAGATAAAAAAACATTACATCAATTCGTTTGGGAATCAATATGCGAGATTAGGCTCCACTATTGCCAAGAAATACAAAAAGATTCCAAAATCACACAATGTGTATTCCTATCTGTATGATTTAGCTTCTTATCAGGTTTTGAATGAGTGGATTACAGAAAATCACCATCATTATAAAACAATCGTTGCGTGTTGGTACAAACTTGCCACGATGCTTTCGCTGAAAGATGAAATCAACAAAAAAACAATTGCGTGGGAACACATCAGTTATAAAACAGGAGGGCTTCTGTGGTATAAAACTTTAAGGAAATATTACAAAAATCTGAAGGGAATCGTTTGCATTAACGAAGGCGGACTTCAACATTACAAAAACCTTAATCCAAATACCCACCTTATTTTTAACCCGATCGATGATGCGTTGGAAAGAAAAAAATTGATTACAGCTTCAGAAAAAGAAAACCTCATTTCGATGATTTGTCGGCTTGATCCCGAAAAAAACGTAATGGAATTTCTGCAAATTTTCAAAGCAAGCAAAATCCCCGAAAATTGGAAAGTTGAAATCATGGGACAAGGCAGGGAAAAAGAAAAGCTTCAAAAATTTATTGATGAAAACAATCTTTCCGAACGAATAAGATTGATGGGAATCGGAAGCAGCGACGATGTTTACCGAATGATGGCGCGTTCTAAAATTTCCTGTCTCACCTCCACCGTCGAAGCTTTCGGAATGGTTTTGTTGGAAGCGATGTTTTCCAGCAACGCAATTATCGCTTATGACTGCAATTACGGACCGTCGGATATCGTTAACGAAAAAAACGGATTTTTGATTCCGCTACATGATAAAAAAATGTTTCAGGAAAAGCTGGAACTTCTAACTCAAAATCCCGAAGTGTTGGAAAACCTCATGAAATCTTCTTTCGAGGATGCGCAAAACTGGCGAAAAGAATTTACTCAAAAAGAATGGAAAAAGCTGCTGTAA
- a CDS encoding glycosyltransferase family 2 protein, with translation MDLSIVIPVYNTPQKYLEECLKSIDDSKIRYSYELIFINDGSTDENTLQFLHQIDLKNAKILHKENGGASSARNLGLKNAVGDFILCLDADDILLPSINGYIKFLKEHSDYSVAYGDWKIFGDMDYQYQPGKFSSFRHIYLEIQPHTTSVFRRSVLEKVQNFNENFKVSEDWDFWARVSAAGFKFHYMKEPLFLWRRINDGKSLSQKDSSRTIRNQVLETGKKQFNAHQEITLKSVNEYVLNSFKEHKLQFFKLFLILYLPFIYKILLKMKVFKNDIVID, from the coding sequence ATGGATTTATCAATCGTCATTCCCGTTTACAACACTCCCCAAAAATATTTGGAGGAATGCTTGAAAAGTATTGACGATTCAAAAATTAGATATTCTTATGAATTGATTTTCATTAATGACGGTTCAACTGATGAAAATACCCTTCAGTTTTTGCATCAGATCGATTTAAAAAATGCAAAAATTCTTCATAAGGAAAATGGCGGCGCATCTTCAGCAAGAAATTTAGGTTTGAAGAATGCTGTTGGAGATTTCATTCTTTGTTTAGATGCGGACGATATTTTGTTGCCCTCAATTAACGGCTATATAAAATTCTTAAAAGAACATTCGGATTATTCGGTTGCGTACGGAGATTGGAAGATTTTCGGCGATATGGATTACCAATACCAACCTGGAAAATTTTCAAGTTTCAGGCATATTTATCTTGAAATTCAGCCTCACACGACTTCCGTATTCAGAAGATCTGTTTTAGAAAAAGTTCAAAATTTTAATGAGAATTTTAAAGTTTCGGAAGATTGGGATTTTTGGGCGAGAGTTTCCGCAGCGGGATTTAAGTTTCACTACATGAAAGAACCGCTTTTTCTGTGGAGGAGAATCAACGACGGAAAAAGTTTGTCGCAAAAAGACAGCAGCAGAACCATTCGAAACCAAGTGTTGGAAACTGGAAAAAAACAGTTCAACGCTCACCAGGAAATCACTTTAAAATCTGTAAATGAATATGTTTTGAATAGTTTTAAAGAACATAAATTACAGTTTTTCAAACTATTTTTGATCTTGTATTTGCCTTTTATTTATAAGATTTTACTTAAAATGAAAGTTTTTAAAAACGACATTGTCATTGATTAA
- a CDS encoding glycosyltransferase: protein MKLKKKILIRIGSLRHGGAEKVLVTFLKNLPEDKYEIDLLLNLYTGKYLPEIPHWINVLYLNKGEMITTNRPQDIPQKAYRVIYQNILKFFPNILYSKILKGKKYDLEFAAIHGFRDEILNSPLKSSKKIVWIHNDLRKTQFHNYTDDEIRKFFGFDKIMVISEHIQKDFENLAKDDDEKNRIVRIYNPLDTNEIIQKSAISNQQSAISNMPTFVSVGTVFPQKGFDRLLKVHKKLLEEGFKHKVIIVGDGYDFENIKKLKTELGVDETAKMIGFTDNPYPYFKEADFYVLSSRYEGFPTVLFEAITLKKKIIATDVSGVREMLIDGKLGLIVDNSEEGIYHGMKKALKNPESFDGFSEKLMGYEMPFNLENSVNAMMKIIDEL, encoded by the coding sequence ATTAAATTGAAAAAGAAAATCCTCATCAGAATAGGTTCTCTGCGTCACGGCGGCGCAGAAAAAGTGCTGGTGACTTTTCTGAAAAATCTACCAGAAGACAAATATGAAATCGACTTATTATTAAATCTTTACACCGGAAAATATTTGCCTGAAATTCCGCACTGGATCAATGTTCTATATCTGAACAAAGGTGAAATGATTACCACGAACCGACCTCAAGATATCCCACAAAAAGCATATCGTGTTATTTATCAAAACATCTTAAAGTTTTTTCCGAATATTCTTTACTCTAAAATTTTAAAAGGGAAAAAATACGATTTGGAATTTGCCGCCATTCACGGTTTTCGGGATGAAATTTTAAATTCTCCTTTAAAGTCATCAAAAAAAATAGTTTGGATTCATAACGATTTAAGGAAAACGCAGTTTCATAACTATACAGATGATGAAATTAGGAAGTTTTTTGGATTTGATAAAATCATGGTCATTTCGGAACACATTCAAAAAGATTTTGAAAATTTGGCGAAAGATGATGATGAGAAAAACAGAATTGTGAGGATTTACAATCCGTTGGACACCAATGAAATAATTCAAAAATCGGCAATCAGCAATCAGCAATCAGCAATCAGCAATATGCCAACATTTGTTTCGGTTGGAACCGTTTTCCCACAAAAAGGCTTCGACCGATTATTGAAAGTCCACAAAAAATTGTTGGAGGAAGGTTTCAAACATAAAGTGATCATTGTAGGTGATGGTTATGATTTTGAAAACATCAAAAAATTAAAAACAGAACTCGGAGTTGATGAAACGGCAAAGATGATTGGTTTTACGGACAATCCGTATCCTTATTTTAAAGAAGCTGATTTTTATGTCCTAAGTTCTCGTTACGAAGGTTTTCCGACGGTTTTGTTTGAAGCCATTACCTTAAAAAAGAAAATAATTGCAACCGATGTTTCGGGCGTTCGCGAAATGTTGATCGATGGTAAACTCGGATTAATTGTAGATAATTCTGAAGAAGGAATTTATCATGGTATGAAAAAAGCCCTTAAAAATCCTGAAAGCTTTGATGGATTTTCTGAAAAATTGATGGGTTACGAAATGCCTTTCAATCTAGAAAATTCCGTGAATGCAATGATGAAAATCATTGATGAACTGTAA
- a CDS encoding serine acetyltransferase — protein MSEKTIIQKDFYRESGEWLSTAEIWAKCINPNLHYIYLLRKCQESSKKSVKGIFWRFVLRHHQIKYGFQIYPETKIGAGFYLGHWGTLVINPKTKIGKNCNIAQGVTIAQANRGRNEGVPEIGDEVWIGPNAVIVGKIKIGNNVLIAPNAYVSFDVPSNSVVIGNPGQITPKENATEGYINNKI, from the coding sequence ATGTCAGAAAAAACAATCATTCAAAAAGATTTTTACAGAGAAAGCGGAGAATGGCTTTCAACCGCAGAAATTTGGGCAAAATGCATTAATCCAAATCTGCACTATATTTATCTTTTGAGAAAATGCCAGGAAAGCTCCAAAAAATCTGTGAAAGGAATTTTTTGGCGTTTTGTTTTAAGACATCATCAAATCAAATATGGTTTCCAAATTTATCCCGAAACTAAAATCGGCGCAGGTTTTTACCTGGGACATTGGGGAACTTTGGTCATTAATCCCAAAACTAAAATTGGCAAAAACTGCAATATTGCTCAAGGTGTAACCATTGCTCAAGCCAATCGTGGCAGAAATGAGGGAGTTCCCGAAATCGGCGATGAAGTATGGATTGGTCCAAATGCAGTGATTGTGGGGAAAATAAAAATTGGCAACAATGTTTTGATTGCACCAAATGCTTACGTGAGTTTCGATGTGCCTTCAAACTCGGTCGTCATCGGAAATCCTGGACAAATCACACCGAAAGAAAATGCAACGGAAGGATATATTAACAATAAAATTTGA
- a CDS encoding carbonic anhydrase, which translates to MKQSYEKIFENNKKWVESKLAENKDFFKTLSETQTPDFLYIGCSDSRVSAEELMGMKPGEVFVTRNIANVVNTLDMSSTAVIQYAVEHLKVKHIIVCGHYGCGGVKAAMTPQDLGLLNPWLRTIRDVYRLHQVELDAIADEQKRYDRLVELNVQEQCINVIKMAVVQEQYLVDEYPVVHGWVFDMRTGKIVDLEIDFENILKDIQKIYNLTKSDWVMSRKNNKNFK; encoded by the coding sequence ATGAAACAATCCTACGAAAAGATCTTCGAAAACAACAAGAAATGGGTAGAATCCAAACTTGCCGAAAACAAAGATTTCTTTAAAACCCTCTCTGAAACACAAACTCCTGATTTCCTCTATATTGGATGTTCAGACAGCCGCGTTTCTGCCGAAGAATTGATGGGCATGAAACCAGGCGAAGTTTTTGTAACACGAAATATTGCAAATGTGGTAAACACCTTGGACATGAGTTCTACCGCAGTAATCCAATACGCGGTGGAACATTTGAAGGTGAAACACATCATCGTTTGCGGACATTACGGTTGTGGGGGCGTAAAAGCAGCAATGACTCCCCAAGATTTAGGGCTTTTGAATCCTTGGTTGCGAACGATTCGTGATGTTTATCGTCTTCACCAGGTTGAGCTTGACGCGATTGCAGATGAACAGAAAAGATATGACCGGTTAGTAGAATTGAACGTTCAGGAACAGTGCATCAACGTGATCAAAATGGCGGTGGTACAGGAACAATATTTGGTGGATGAATATCCCGTTGTTCACGGTTGGGTTTTCGATATGCGTACCGGTAAAATTGTTGATTTGGAGATTGATTTCGAAAATATTCTGAAAGACATTCAGAAAATTTACAACCTCACCAAATCCGATTGGGTGATGAGCAGAAAAAACAATAAGAATTTCAAATGA
- a CDS encoding SulP family inorganic anion transporter, with the protein MKKAKNLFGGIKENFPSGMVVFLVALPLCLGIALASGAPPLSGIIAGIVGGIVIGTVSNSNISVSGPAAGLAAIVLASITELGSFELFLTAGLIAGIIQLVLGFVKAGSISNYFPNSVIEGMLAGIGVIIILKQIPHALGYDKDSFSSEVVFQNGYTLENISNYIGGVLSAIHPGAVVITLISLGILLAWDKVPTLKKLKLLPGALVAVATGILMNEIFKITGSSLAITSQHLVTLPVPQNAEDFAALVTLPDFAGFLNPRVWVIGATIAIVASIETLLCIEASDRLDNQRRITDTNLELRAQGIGNMVSSIIGGLPITSVAVRSSANANAGATSKISTIIHGILLLICVLSIPFVLNLIPLATLAAVLLLVGYKLASPEKIKHFLKKGLFQYIPFLATVLAVVFTDLLTGVGIGLAIAIFFILQGNMKRAYYFSKEELEEADEVTLKLAEEVSFLNKVAIKKTLKNIQPYSKVTIDAKGTSYITSDVLEMIQDFANIRAKEEDIQVQLIGFRTNYQDYERDQHSHITINHRRAM; encoded by the coding sequence ATGAAAAAAGCAAAAAATTTATTTGGCGGAATTAAAGAAAATTTCCCATCGGGAATGGTCGTATTTTTAGTGGCACTCCCTTTATGTTTAGGTATCGCATTGGCTTCCGGAGCACCACCATTATCAGGAATTATTGCCGGAATTGTGGGAGGAATTGTCATCGGTACGGTATCAAATTCAAATATATCAGTTTCTGGTCCGGCAGCAGGTTTGGCGGCGATTGTTTTGGCTTCCATCACCGAATTGGGTTCGTTCGAACTGTTTTTAACGGCAGGTTTAATTGCCGGAATTATTCAGTTGGTTTTAGGGTTCGTGAAAGCGGGAAGTATTTCCAATTATTTCCCGAATTCCGTTATTGAAGGAATGTTGGCGGGAATTGGGGTCATCATTATTTTAAAGCAAATTCCTCACGCATTAGGGTATGATAAAGACTCTTTCAGCAGCGAGGTTGTTTTCCAAAATGGCTATACTTTAGAAAATATTTCAAATTATATCGGAGGCGTTTTATCCGCAATTCATCCGGGAGCGGTTGTTATAACATTGATTTCTCTTGGAATTCTTTTGGCTTGGGATAAAGTTCCTACTTTAAAGAAATTAAAATTGCTTCCCGGAGCGTTGGTTGCCGTTGCGACAGGGATTTTGATGAATGAAATTTTCAAAATTACAGGTTCTTCTTTAGCCATCACTTCCCAACATCTTGTAACGCTTCCGGTTCCTCAAAACGCTGAAGATTTTGCGGCTTTGGTAACGCTTCCCGATTTTGCAGGATTTTTGAATCCGAGAGTTTGGGTCATTGGTGCAACCATCGCCATCGTCGCATCCATCGAAACACTTTTATGTATCGAAGCATCGGACAGGCTTGATAATCAGCGCAGAATTACCGACACCAATCTCGAATTAAGAGCACAGGGAATTGGAAATATGGTAAGTTCCATTATTGGTGGATTGCCTATTACATCAGTAGCTGTGAGAAGTTCCGCAAACGCAAATGCAGGTGCAACTTCAAAAATTTCAACCATTATTCACGGTATTTTATTGTTGATTTGTGTTTTGTCGATTCCGTTTGTATTGAATTTAATTCCGCTCGCAACTTTGGCTGCCGTACTTTTATTGGTAGGCTACAAATTGGCGAGTCCTGAAAAAATCAAGCATTTTTTAAAGAAAGGTTTGTTTCAGTACATCCCATTTTTGGCGACGGTTCTCGCAGTAGTTTTTACCGATTTGTTAACGGGAGTAGGAATTGGACTGGCGATTGCGATTTTCTTTATCCTTCAGGGAAATATGAAACGTGCCTATTATTTCAGCAAAGAAGAATTGGAGGAAGCCGATGAAGTTACGCTGAAATTGGCAGAAGAAGTTTCCTTCCTAAACAAAGTCGCCATCAAAAAAACGTTGAAAAACATTCAGCCCTATTCCAAAGTAACGATTGATGCGAAAGGTACTTCCTACATTACTTCCGACGTGTTGGAAATGATTCAGGATTTTGCCAATATTCGGGCAAAAGAGGAAGATATTCAGGTTCAATTGATTGGTTTCCGAACGAATTACCAGGATTACGAACGCGACCAACATTCGCATATTACGATTAACCATCGAAGAGCAATGTAA
- a CDS encoding carbonic anhydrase, whose protein sequence is MKAHTLETQSTINPEKALTFLQEGNQRFVNNLKVNRNLLEQVNDTTEGQWPFATILSCIDSRTSAELIFDQGLGDIFSIRIAGNFANQDILGSMEFACNVAGSKLIVVLGHSKCGALKGGLDAAKIEDLGMDNLNHLIYHFDDCINDIIKDGEERSSKNEDLLERLNVCNIKKTISDIRHQSSTLRTMEKEGKIKIVGANYCVESGVVTWL, encoded by the coding sequence ATGAAAGCACACACTTTAGAAACCCAAAGCACGATAAATCCTGAAAAAGCACTCACATTTTTGCAGGAAGGAAACCAAAGATTTGTAAACAACCTGAAAGTAAACCGAAACCTTTTGGAGCAGGTGAACGACACGACGGAAGGACAATGGCCTTTTGCAACAATTTTAAGTTGTATCGACAGCCGAACTTCTGCTGAGTTGATTTTCGACCAAGGTTTGGGTGATATTTTCAGCATCAGAATTGCCGGAAATTTTGCCAACCAAGATATTTTAGGCTCTATGGAATTTGCCTGTAATGTTGCAGGTTCAAAGTTGATTGTAGTTCTCGGACATTCCAAATGTGGTGCGTTGAAGGGCGGACTTGATGCCGCGAAAATCGAAGATTTGGGAATGGATAATTTGAACCACTTAATTTATCATTTCGACGATTGTATCAACGATATTATTAAAGACGGTGAAGAACGTTCCTCGAAAAATGAAGATTTGTTGGAGCGGCTGAACGTTTGCAACATCAAGAAAACAATAAGCGACATTCGCCACCAAAGTTCTACGTTGCGAACGATGGAAAAAGAAGGAAAAATAAAAATCGTAGGAGCCAATTACTGTGTTGAAAGCGGTGTAGTGACTTGGTTATAA
- the pth gene encoding aminoacyl-tRNA hydrolase encodes MKYLIVGLGNKGEEYAETRHNIGFKIAEKIATEIDAPFKSANFGLMAEGKYKGRKVFILKPDTYMNLSGNAVLFWLQKENIPLENLMIVTDDLALPFGTLRMKMKGSDAGHNGLKSIQEQLKTQNYPRLRFGISAEFKEGQQVDYVLGKWNEEEREKLPERIEKFSKACLSFVFSGIQNTMTAFNGK; translated from the coding sequence ATGAAATACCTCATCGTAGGACTCGGAAACAAAGGTGAAGAATACGCTGAAACACGCCACAACATAGGTTTTAAAATTGCCGAAAAAATCGCCACAGAAATCGATGCGCCTTTCAAATCCGCAAACTTCGGTTTAATGGCGGAAGGAAAATATAAAGGCAGAAAGGTTTTTATCCTAAAACCCGATACTTACATGAATCTTTCGGGAAACGCTGTTCTTTTTTGGCTTCAAAAAGAAAATATTCCTTTGGAAAATCTGATGATAGTTACCGATGATTTGGCCTTGCCTTTCGGAACTTTACGGATGAAAATGAAAGGTTCTGATGCAGGTCACAACGGTTTGAAAAGCATTCAGGAGCAGTTGAAAACCCAAAATTATCCACGTTTGCGTTTCGGGATTTCTGCCGAATTCAAAGAGGGGCAGCAAGTCGATTACGTCCTCGGAAAATGGAACGAAGAAGAACGGGAAAAACTCCCAGAAAGAATCGAAAAATTTTCAAAAGCCTGTCTCTCATTCGTTTTTTCGGGAATTCAAAATACAATGACGGCTTTTAACGGAAAGTAA